The region ATCTGCTACTGCTCCCATGCACTTGTCAAATTTCTCCACACATTTTAAAAATATGTTGTTACGTGTTTATCTATTCCTCCTTCCATGCAACACCATATTTATCCGTGACAAGGTTTTGCTAGCTTTCTTTAGTTGAAATTGTTATTTTCCCCTCTAGCTTGTGGAGATGTAGGTTCTTGGACTTTGCTGTGGCCCCAAAGAAAGACAAGTGAGACCACAAACAGCCAAGGTTTAACTTTCTCCTGGCCAGGCCAGCTCCAACCACTGGGCAGCAATTCTGCCAGCAGCCGCCATCCCACAAGCTTTAGTTGTCATGTTCTTCTTGCTTGTGAATAGATATATTCCAAGCATACGAATAGTGCAAAATAAGACATTGACAAGGAGGTAGCAACAAGCTGATTTTATTGCTAGAAACCTACACTGCAGTAAACTTCAGACACAGACATAAGAGCTttaacccccccaccccccccttccccctacaCACACCACACAAAGAAAAGTTTACTTCAGTGTAGGTTTCTGGCAAAAAAAATCAGTTCGGGCCTGTCCTGTCCTTGTCTTATTTTGCACTACTATTCTTAAGCTTGAATCACAAAGCAACTAGCCCAGCAGCACTTTCTAGTCTAGCAGATAAGTACTATAAACACCAACAGTCCGTCCATTAACCACATAAATTGGCCGCTTTGCCCCTGTCTGCAAGGGACGTCTGCTAAACCTAGTCAGGGCAAGCCTAGCCAGGTCTTCCTCAGTACCGTTTCTTGCTTTTAATCCTACCAGACATACAATAAATTCTGCAGACAAGACAGTAAAAAGAAATGTGCTTAGTCTGTAGCTGGAAAGCCTGGCAAGCCAAACACCGATTGAACACAAGTAGGTGCATGAACTAAAGTACCACATTTGCAACTACACGGCTTGTACCATCGCTATGCCAAAAGcataatacagtcaaaccttaaTACCCGAAAGCAATGGCATAATCACTTTGCAAGTCAGTTCTTATTACTGACAGGCAtgtaaacatgaaagaacaattttttttaagtACAGCAACACCTTGTTAACACGTAATTGGCAGGGAATGTGGATCAGGTACGCTCTAAGCAATGTACTAATTAAACGACTATGGCAGATGAGTGGCTGTAGACCACggtataagatatatactctttaggtgggggaCACTTCTCGACTTACTTGTGAGACACAATCGACCAGATGAAGTAGCAACATCGTGCGCCGATCGGcccagtgacggcagcggatacttatcggcggtacgatgcaacttcaagacagaaaaggttttcaTTGGTTTTAATCTCCCGTTCCTATAGCAACTGGTGCTTCGTGGGAAATCGGAAATGATTGAGTGACATGCGAAAGTAGGTCACTGTGGTGAGGGGAGAGCGTGGGGAAGAGGGCATCACCTTGACGAAGCAGATACGACGCCGCTTGCCAATGCTGTTCTCTGGTTGCTTGTGGTAACTGAGCGCTCCTTGTCTTCGCAAGCTCTCGTCTGCGTTTTAACTGAAGTTGCGTATTCCCGCcaataggtatccgctgccatcATCGGGCCAAcggacgcgcgccgttgctacatTATCTGGTCGGTCGCATCTCgccagtgtcctcacctaaagagtatatatcttacaccgtgctgtaGACTTACCGGCCAGAAAACAACTACGTTTAATTCTCACTAAAACACGCACGAAGACAAGTGCTATTTGCGAGCAGGCAGCAAAAAATGTGATTCTCACTTGCAGCGACGATGGCGTTCTCAAACTCGGCAAAGCCACAAGCCAGTTCATCCATCTTTGCGAACACCCTTGATAGTCAACACATACGCCGCATCGGAGACTGAAGGGCCATCACCCACTTCCACGTCGTCGTCGACATGGAAGCATCAGAAGCTATAGGAGCAGGAAACGCGTCATGGCCACCATATTTTGACGTCACTATCGGTGGCGAATGCAGTCCGTGAAAAGTCCATGCACTGCAATTTCACATTCTATGGTATGCGTGCACAACATTTCATCGATTCTGCACTTGTACATGTCAGAAATGAGGTAAATACTAACCGTTTGGCATGCGGTAAgcaactacggcttaagcggtcagccaatacatgaaGTTCAATTCCCTGAGACTATATTTAAACCAGAATTATTAAGTGGGTGCTTATTAaagaggttttactgtattcctGTTAGATGCCAGAAGCAGGACCTCCATGTATGTGTGGACAAAGTGACCATCTCATGTTTGGCGTGGTAAAAACGTTTTGTTTTTACCATGCCAAACACTGCACTGTATCCTTGACTTACATGTCATTCTGAGGTATTCAAAATGTGCATCATGGTTGCTTTTTGTCTTCTGTGATTGCAAAATGGCTTATGTCAAATTATGAATTTCTTTTTGGAACCTGGTGGCAAGAATACAACTAAATTACctaagggtgtgcgaatatttgaaactttcgaaCAACGAATCAAATAGCGTCCTATTTGATTCAGTCTTTGAATCAAATTGTCACTAtttgtaaatgcgaatatttttccaATACTTTTTAACGTCAACTGCGCCTTAATAAACATACAATTGGAGCAGAAGTACTGTAAATTTTCACCCCGCGGGCGTAGTAGGTATATATTATACATAAAACACGATAACTTGTGTAATGGAGCTAGCTACATTGCTTAGGTAGCTATACCTTACAGGCTATACAGTGATCATACGCACTCTCTGAAGTCTTATGCATGCAAAGAAACTACCTGTTGGCTATTAATGCTCTCTTCATGCatttaataaacaatgcttcataataTATATTATGTAATGACAAGAAATTGCTAGCTTGAAGAATACTAGGATGCAAACATcgtttatattaattgtgataacggctgtttgTTATTCGATAACTTcaatattcaattcaattcggTCTCAAAGATCACTGTTCGCATAACCCTAGTATTTGGTACAAATATTTTACATAATTGTTTCCAAATTAACTTTGGATATCAGCGCTAACAATatgtgcttataatgaatatcagatataacgaaggtatttccATGTTGTATGCGAGTTCATTATAACAATGTTCGACTGTAAATGGACAGCGAAGGTCCCATCAGTGTTCTGAACATGCTACCTTTTATGAACATTGAGGGACAAACATGAAAAATGCACACGAACCAGTAGTATAGGGTTTATTGTGCCAAAGCAACTCAAGGGCAGGGCTATGAGGGGCCGTAGCGGGGCGCTCTGAATTGATTGTGAGCACCTGGGGTACCATGCATCCAAAGCATGGTAAACAAGCATTTTTACCTTTAGCTTCCATCAGAATGTGGCTGTGGCAACTAGGAATCAAAGCCttgacctcgtgatcagcagtaGAATGCCATGGCCACCGAGGCAAGTAAAACACCACGTGTTCTTCAATAAGAACGAGACAGCATGTTGTGTGTTGTGCAAAAAGGGCCACAATTTATTAAGTCATTCCGGTGTCGGGCTTAGATCTTGTTGAATGCAGCAATGTCCACACTTTGTACCTGCAACAAACAAGGAAATGATGAGACTGGAAACACAGCTGGACAAGCCAATGATGGGTCAACATGGTTTGCACTGCAAGCTTGTTTCTTTCAAAACACCGCTACATGATGCTGTCATTGAATGTTGCATTTTCACCTGCCTGTATTTTCCATGTCGCCTCGCAATCTGTACCCAACGATGGCAGCATAGTCAGAAGAACACTTATCAATAGCACAAACTTTTCATGCAATTCATTCCTTTTGGAAGTGATTCTGTAGCACACACTCAAAACTCTGTTAAGGGCTCTTAGTGCAGATCACTTGGCAAAAAGAAATTCCAAGAACATGCATCTGTCTTAATGCTGGCAGGGGTCTAGGGAGCTTGTAGGAGCAAGAGGCCCCTTTTGGGACACTTTCTGATGAAAGGGCATTTTAGAAATAGAATGCTCAAAAGATTTGCAAATGCAAAAACCCCAAACTCCGTTATTTTGTACACCCAGTTGATTGCACCCCCGAACTTTATTTGTAACACTCGCAAGAAAATTCCGGCAAGAGCCATAGAAGACGACTGTCAAAGTCAGCAGTAGCTTTCCGATTACCCTGCTGTATTTGTGTGGAGAGGATGTGGCCTGGCACTCGCCCTTCTCACCTTTTCTACATGCATGACATATTGCCTGCACTAACCAATCACATGCCTACCTCTCACTTCTCTTCTCAGCATCTGTGCTTCACACTCTGCTCATTACTCTCCTCACTCTTGTTACCCTCTACACTGTTATATCCTTGCCCACCAACTGTGAAAAACCAACCAGGTAGTAAATATAAAATGCCATTGcttaaaaaaattcaaggaaatCTTCATGAGTTATGACATGCAGCACAAATTTTTAGAGAACAAAATCACGATCAAGAGATTACGATTTCGAAGGTATTGTAAAAAAGAAATGACTCATTTTGTGGACAAAAATGTGATGAGTAAAACTAAGACATCTGCAATGGTTCTTTTGCTAGGATAGTGCATATATTTATGCAGTACTTGTTTACAAAGTACCATTGTAATGCATTGCTGCTTTGAGATCATTCACGGAGTGTAAAAGCACAGGGGTCACCAATGCGACCACAGATCTTGTACCATCCGGCTTCTCACAACACAGGCAAACGCTAATAATGCTATCAGTAGCACCACTAAATGGATACAGTCAGATTTTGTGTTTGGATGATTTCTCAAAGGCCCCGTCTATGGAATTTTTTTGGCACATACCTTTCGTTGAAAATGTGTGGAACAGTGTGCGGTAACAGCCATGCTACAGGTGTGCAAAGCAAGAAAAACTGCTCCTCTCTGTAAACCCTGTTCGATACTTATCACCATCCTTACATCACTGCACACCCAGCCTTTGCATACCTTTGAGAAGCTGGGAGCCTGTGTTTATGCCACACATCACTGGGATGTTACTTTTTATTTTTACTCTACTACGACCGCATACCCGACTTGTGACAGTTTCATGCCACCAATCGCAACGCCACTCTCAGTGTCACAACATCAGTGTTGGTGTTACCAAAGGAACCAAAGTACGAACTTCCACTAGACAGCGAGTGCAGCATTTTTGTTTTAAGGTCATTAACTTTTTTTATGGGGCTTATTATCCCAAAGTAACATCTGGGATGGATGCCATAGTGGAAGGCTTTGGAATAATTTTAATCACACGAAGTTCTTCTAACATGCACCATAGAATACAAGCATTTCTTGTACTCTGCCTTAATTAGAAATAAGCAGATGCCGATAACAATTGAACCAGTGCAACTAACAATTTGTGTGCTTCCCCTGAAGGCATACAACAGTGAGATTTAGCCAAGACATTCATTACTGCTAAAAGCTCTGTGCACTATGATTTTTAGTTAAAAATGCCCAAATTTATTTTTGGGCTCTTGGAGCTTAATAATCTGACGTTCTAGCCGTGAAATTTTGCTCCCATTTCAGGACAACAAGAGAAAATGCTCACCAAGTCTTCGATGCCCTCAATCTTCTCCTGGAGCTCATCAATGCTGACCTTGTCATCCTCTACAACACACACAATTTGTAGCTTCTTGATTCCATAAGCCAGGGGCACGAGCTTGGCTGCAATGAAACAGATGCAAGGGTATGAGCAAATAAAATTATAAAGGTGCCAAGGCAAAAGTAGAAGTATGCACTGGTCGTAACAGTGACCATATTGTGTCAGTCCCCTGCTGCTCAATTCTGCACTGCAGTCAATGCTTCTCAACCCATCAGATGCACAGGAACTCCTAGGATGTATGTATACACGCTGATGCTTATTTTACGCAGTGAAAGTGGTACGAGCAGATGTGAACAGCATCAATCGTGAGATATTTCGGTGGGGTGATGGACAGGTCGTGTTTGCCGGTGTTAACATTGGTCACCAGTCGCGGCTGGTTGTGCGACCTCTGtaatcgccggtgtgaatgagcgcTAACGGCGGCACCATGTTGTACTTCATTTTCACAAAGTACTGCAGCACCTTCAGTGTGTATAAGCACTTTTTCCCTCCCTTTAAAATTTGTTTCTGCAATGTGTGAATGTGCGTTTCTTCACAAGGGCAAAAAATTCTCTCTGGACGAGACATAAAAATACTAGAAGGAAATGATTATCCTTCATCAAAATGTGCAAAATGCAGTGAGAATAAGGATATTCATCGAAAAGAAAAAGATATCTAGCAGAATCTTTTTCAGCAATAGGTTGGCAACAGCAAGCAGAACACTGGAAGCAAGCCTCACCCCAAGCCATCTATGGCTTCGTGTGAAACCTGTCTAGAATGTTCTCGTCGGATTTGAAATAGAAGCTCTACATTACTCGTCCTGTGTGACACCACTGGAGCCAGAGATCTTGCATCACTCTTTCTCCTCTAACTTCCAAAGAAGGTGAGTTGCACCAAACTTTTTCCTCATGCTCTGTTTCTACTCTAATCCAACAAATGATGTGTGCTACCTGTCATTCAAAGTTGGCCGAAGACAGCCAGAAACTCTGTACTTAAAACCGAAACTATGCAAGAAGATTTTTATATGGCGTCTATGAAGAGTTAAAAGCAGAGTGATAACTAGGATATCTGTGTCTGCACAATAAACTGCCCTTGGCAACAATGTAAGCTAATGGCAGACAGCCAAAGAGACAAGAGAAAGGGTAATGCACTCACAAGCTCCCCAGAGCAGTCCATCCATCTCGATGCGTCGGACGTTCTCCTCCATGGCCTTCATATCTGTCTCATCATCCCAGGGCTTCACATCTAGCACAATGTTAGACTTGGCAACCACCTGAGGCTCTGCACGCACAAGACAACACTATCATCAATCTGTTTCTTTCAACAGCACATTACCCTGTTAGTGCCAATGTACTCCAGCACTCAAGATCACACAGCAGCATGGACCATAGTGCAGTTAACAGCAAATTTGCAAGCCGAGATGAAACTGCTGTCCTGCATTCTTTTGCCATGTATGTAAATGTATTCGAAAGTTAATAATATTATTCGACTGTTAATTATAGTTTTTCAAACACCCCTGTTGAGAACTCAGCCTTTTCTTTTCCTCCTGCATAAGATTTGCAAGGTGGTGCTTTATCAATCACATCCCAGCCATTTCACAGCTTCATGAAAAACTAGAGAGCGACCATTATTGAATAATATACCATTGGCTCAGCTAGTTTGCGGGGAAATGCCACACAGTTACAATCGTGGGGAAATAAAAGACACTCACTTTTGGACTTCTTTTCCTGGTAAGCCTTCAAGCGCTCTTCCCTTGCCTTGTCTGCTTCCTCATCCTaagacacacacaccacacaagtAAATTAGGCATTAAGGGATGTACATGCAATATTGTTCCCCATGTCGACTGAAGAAAAGGCTAACTTACATCTTCCGAACCAAAGAGGTCaatgtcgtcatcgtcacccgTAACCTCCTTTTTGGCAGGGGCATGGTTTGTAACCTTGGCCTGAAGAAAGAACACATGCAGTCTGATCACTATCTGAAGAAGTCGCCTATTGCTATCTTGCATCGCAGCTTCAATGCTCACAGTACCTCCTTGACAAGTGAACCAAAAAGGAGTTTCTACTGTTACTCCTGCCTTGTTCAGAAATGCTCAAGAGGCGATGCAGCGTGCATGTGCAATATATGCAGGGTCTATGCACAGAGCTGGGAGTTGGATTAAGCTTGCAATGCATATGCATAAGGATATACGGTAGTAGCGAAGCTGTCCACAACTATGAAAATGACAAAGGTGAAGGACGAGCAGCAATGTTGCCTTCACATTAATGTTGAAGGTTGGGACAGCATCTAGCCGAGACTAGTTGACTATTAATAAATATAAGCTACAGTAATATCTAATCTATTTGGCCCTCTTTAATTTAAAACActgagcggcccgcggtcctcccttcatgaaaacggggggtgactacttcaggacctaaataaagtttactacctacctacctactgaCAACATGCATGCAGCACAAAGCGGCACCAATACACATGACCAATGTTGAACAAGAAAATGCTTCACATAGCGTTTTCTTGTCATCCGCAAGCTAGAACAAGCTGTTTAAGTGCAATGCAGCAGCTGAGTACACTGCATAATCACAAATCGGAAAGCAATAAGATGTTTGGCAAGTGTGCCTGTGCTCTGAACATGGCGAGTCTATCAAAACTATGAAGTTACAGGGCTTAAATTATTGCAAGCATGACACATTAACGCTACGATCAGACTATTTGGTATGAATACATGGTTACAGGCCGTGCAGTACTGACGGAAACACAGTGTTTCTGTCAGTTGTGCACTGCCTATAGGCTTGGCCATACTGTTGTAACAGCTAGCTGGTTTGTAGACACTAGAAGCTGCCCACTCACCTGAGGTGCCACTACCTTGGCTGCTGGTACACTGCCTGTAGTTGGGCAACGCTTCTCAAGTTCAGTGATGCGCGTCTCCATTTTGCGCAACGCAGCTAGGAGTTCTTGTAGTGCTACACAAATAGGAAAAGCCATGAACCTAGAGTGTTTTGCAACACTTGCAGGTTAGTCTTTGAAATACATGTTTTGTCACAAATTCAAAGCTGCCTATTGTGCGAGGAAGGCAAAGGGAAGCAAGACTTGCAGCTTGCCATACTAAGTCTGTACCACTTCAGCTTCGAGTTaggaaaagaaaataaaactACGTCCTTAACCTGACTGCCTTGAAGGGGCTCTGTAACGCAGAGTGAGCATACAGGCATTATTTAAGGATGCATTATGCTTCTCAGCAATGCCTCAGCTCCAATGAAAACTCCAATATCCAAATATTTAGTACTTTAGTCTTCAAAAGTACTTCAAAAATCTATAccctgcagtaaccacagcaactGAAGGTGGTGATTTGCATCAGCAGATGTGAAGTAGCATATTTACAATGCATTGTTTTCAGCACTTCACACTTGAACTAGTGAAACAAGTGCAATTTTAACACACAAGAAAAAGGAATAGTGCTGGTAGCAACAAGGCCACCTTGAAAGGGCAGCTTCCACTACGTGCATAAAAGGCATTGCTCTTGTTCAATTGGAGCTGATATTTTCTCTTAGAAAGCAGAACACAAAAGAGGATGCCTCTTCTTGCTTGTATTTTTAATTTTGTCTGAATATCCTTCGTTAATAAGCACAAACGTACACAATTTTTTCATATGTTCAACTTGCCACTGTACAAGGAACACAAGAGAAAGGAAATTGAAACTAGAAATAATGTTGCACGGCCACTATATTTCATTTCATTGTTTTGTCAAGCGCACTCACTGTTTTTCATTTCATTGTGCTCCTGTAGAATCTTTTtctggaaggcatcatcgtgAGAGGAACTGCCAGACTTGACAAGTGCATCACCCTGCGTGACATTGAGAAGCAATGAAGCACCACGTGACTGCCTCTTTCTCACAAACACACCAGCTGCAAAGCTGAGATTGAACCATCAAAACAGCACAACTGCAGAAAAACCATAGGTACAGACTTGAAAAGCAAAAAGCTATAGCAAGATGACCAAGGACcttgaactctttttttttttttaatttcatttattccaCCTCAAAGGCCttagcagggggggggggggggggatgcatacAGCAGTATACAAAGATTAGCAAgatacactatatatatatacaccttcACCAAAAAAGACGACGTACAAGTGATGCCTGAAGCAGAAGAGATGTTTCACATCCGCCGtcaaggccgtgagtggtggcgctggctaacactcccaggtttagtagataaacataaatagtACCTCAGagagtggatgggaaaatggcgccgtggtagcttaattggtaagagcatcgcacacaCAATGCGACGACGTTGGGTTCATgccccacctgcagccagttacttttttatccattttcattaatttatcatttttttaattcaattaatGCATACAAGTAATTTCCTTTATGCTGTCCTTGttagttggcttcttatgatataagtGACTAATGAAAATCGGGCCCTCGGTTTTTCCTTTCTCcttcacacacgcacgcacacatgcacataaCACTAGGATGCGTCACAATATAGTTGTAACCCTGGCAATGATGCTATTATTGCAATTACAGTTTGCTACCAGTTTAATTTGCTACGATTTATTTTGGTATACTtttttattttgtacaaaaacatTTCGTTTTACTTCAAAACCATTACTCGCGAAAAATTTGAtgaccttctttctttttttgacgtGGGTGAGCCACATAACAGTTTATCTCCTTGCCAAACaatgtttttttatttatactgGTGTGGAGACTATTACCACAAGACACAGATCTACCTTAACCccttgtcacggagcggcatattttcgaatggtttggacgctgattaacgacacgccaaattacgagcgtcaaaaacgtgggctcctgactgtgcagcgtataatttactcgacatcgacacgccgaattatgGGCGTCAGAAGTGTCGTGGCCGCTTggggtgccatctcgattccagacgcgacacgccgattacggacccagaagtgtgcgtgtacgtctgcgtggtatgccgggttccaccttggcccttgacattgggagagaggagaatctgcggttcttcgtccatggtgaaagggacgcggccaagattgttgggagcaaagagccgtgaattcggagaactctacatagcggcagtttccctacatagggaactaggaaaaggagaggctatttaagcgcgggttttgggccctgctgattagtctagaagctgaacctatgcgctgctgagaagccattgGGGGGCtggtgccgtccagtatcgcctgggccgcctggccacgtcggaactccgaggaacttgttgacgtacgagacgtcaaaccagcatctgcaacgaagctcacggtagttcgcctcaagttagctcaacctgcttgagagaagacgtcataTCTAGACTCCCGGAAACcaagctcagcaattcgcatccacctcgacaagatcggaccgccagcattgttcgggaaagctctgtgcaccgacttccacggtttatggacttgctgctgctgcccggccatgcgtatgacaccatttgttttcttttgaactttgttttagtgaaatactgttaagtgtattcttgtgtatttgatcctcgcactgtttcatttgtatatctactgttaattgctcgtagttatttgccgtcatcattgtgttatattaagttcaggtgtgttagtctgtattgtgtttttttattagattttattaatttgtgtatatttatcagctgataaatatcttttttttttttttgtttactcccgactctgactctcttcactgtgttcgcttgagtacggaacgaccaaccagcttgtctaccccgtcgatcgacttcgcgccgacgacaaatcggggacagctgtgacacccCTTAACTGCCGATGACGAAATAACTATCACAGCGAGCGTCCACGGGTGCCGATGACAAGTTAACTTGACAAGTTAACTCGTGAATTTTTGGTTATGTTAGCACATGTGCACGTGTTCAGTTCCTTGTAATCTTGACAAGAAAATAGCGCAGAATGGCTTTCGCCAGTTTTTTTTTACactcaaaaaattttttttgcagaCTTAATGACGGCAGTTAGGGGGTTAAAGAAACACtaaaagagaaacactaaataagTTTAGAATGATAAAGAATTCTTTTGCAACTATATTTCTGTTAATCTTGCGGTAAGAGGTAGATTACTAGACGCTAAACTTTTCGAAGTGCACACGAAACCCTGTGTCAGTACAATAGTGTGATGTCACGAACTTAATACGGCTCAACTTTATTGTGCCCTTTGAGCCCAAATCGCGTAGCTTCATAGAGAATGAAGATATGTTAAAACTAATGAGTGTGCTTAACTGTTGCGTagttgcaaaaaataaataaaataaaaataaaaaataagtgaTTATTTAGAGTGAGAACCTGTGAACTCGCATAAGGACATGCTGAAAATAATTTATTACTTTCACAATAAGCATCAATGTACTTGATGGTCTACTTTAAACCTTTGCAAGTTCTAAGCAATATATGTACCGACTACATGCGGCAAAACTCGAAAGTTGTCCAATTCCAGTTCCCTAAATGCCCACACATTTCCATGTTCCTATGTTTCTCTTGGATACTAAAGCATTTCGAGTTAAAACACCAAGTTCCAATGTGCAATTTGCAACATTGGCAAGTGGCAAGGGTTGTGTTCTGGAGCCTTGGTCATGTGCTGTGTGGCAAACATGAACATTAAAGGACTTGCAAATGCTTCTAGATAGAGGCCCTATGTTATAAAAAAACAGCTTGTAGCACAAATAGATACTTAGCCTCAAGCTAAAGCAACTTTCAGAAAAGAAAGTATTCCAATCACTTCATTTGAAACCTTTTTCAGATACCTTCTGGCTAGTTCAACCTTACAAAGTCAGAAAACTACCTTTTGAAAgccacgttaaaaaaaaaaagaaaaaaaaaaaaagaaaaaaaaaaaacacacacattaGCATTTTCATCATCCCACACTGTTCTAAGGAATACAAACGGAGCGCTCCGTACATGCAATGGCCCCATGTCATCAAAGCACAAGCCATCACATTGCAATTTGACTAGGGCGAACATTTTACAGACCCAGAAAACCAGCTGCCGCATTCATCCTCCCCCAGTAGTTGCCAGTGGTACCTCATGGTAAAGTAAGAGTCTTACTTCTAGCAACTCGGCACAAATTAATTCGCACTCACAGTTCTGCGGCACCTTCTTATACATTCTCTACTAGATCAGATGGCACATCAACACTTGACAAGGTGCTTTGGAAACACGAGTGAAAGCTCAATTTTCTTCGTAGCATTTGCATGCCTGAAGAAAATACAAAACAAATGTCACGGACAGGTAAGCATCAAATATGGAAACAAGGCAACGCCAAATGAATGTACTTCTGTGCTACGCAATGCAGCTTTCAACACTGCAGCTGCTGTGCTTGCCTTGACCCATGGAATTAGTGCAAGGAACTGTGCACATGAGAAGGAAAAAAACTAATGATTAAGAAGGGctcattacttgcaaaaaatttTAATTATGTCCCTTTGTCCTCGCTACTGACATGTAGGACAAGAAATACAATTTCAAAATCTTAAACCAATTGTGTACAGCTCAGGCGCTACAGTGACGATATCGGTACCTGCAAGGATAAGCCTTTACACTGTGCACGTGAATATGGACATTACTAACACTAAGCAGTTAACTGAGTGGTTTTGCTGTCACTGATCTTGTTGAACTCCACAAGCAGCCACTCCTATAATCCTCACCGTACAACTGCCAGAAAAAAGTTTGACACCAATTTCTTGCTTAACACGCGCTATATCATGCTTAAAAAATTCAGGGATCAAACCGAGATCTGTTTTGCCTTGGTTCCACATTGATGCGTTAAACAGACACAGCTTTTAGGCAAATAT is a window of Dermacentor silvarum isolate Dsil-2018 chromosome 4, BIME_Dsil_1.4, whole genome shotgun sequence DNA encoding:
- the LOC119450187 gene encoding elongation factor 1-delta isoform X1; translation: MAHPLTLDSVWLDKAKYDDAEKQYLCYLNRDQLAKAKASSQSSQSSSLVDKIAQARQQIKNSLQSGDALVKSGSSSHDDAFQKKILQEHNEMKNTLQELLAALRKMETRITELEKRCPTTGSVPAAKVVAPQAKVTNHAPAKKEVTGDDDDIDLFGSEDDEEADKAREERLKAYQEKKSKKPQVVAKSNIVLDVKPWDDETDMKAMEENVRRIEMDGLLWGASKLVPLAYGIKKLQIVCVVEDDKVSIDELQEKIEGIEDLVQSVDIAAFNKI
- the LOC119450187 gene encoding elongation factor 1-delta isoform X2, whose protein sequence is MAHPLTLDSVWLDKAKYDDAEKQYLCYLNRDQLAKGDALVKSGSSSHDDAFQKKILQEHNEMKNTLQELLAALRKMETRITELEKRCPTTGSVPAAKVVAPQAKVTNHAPAKKEVTGDDDDIDLFGSEDDEEADKAREERLKAYQEKKSKKPQVVAKSNIVLDVKPWDDETDMKAMEENVRRIEMDGLLWGASKLVPLAYGIKKLQIVCVVEDDKVSIDELQEKIEGIEDLVQSVDIAAFNKI